The following proteins are encoded in a genomic region of Pseudodesulfovibrio mercurii:
- a CDS encoding DsrE family protein has product MRYDVLFHFDHDRQALDIAFSNIMNYLAAFPEDQPAVALVVNGPGVLFLDRDGEYAERFREAIAKGVAVKVCNNALRKFEIDPERLCPGCVVVPAGVVEIVELQRQGFAYVKP; this is encoded by the coding sequence ATGCGGTACGACGTCCTGTTTCATTTCGATCACGACCGCCAGGCCCTGGATATCGCCTTCAGCAACATCATGAACTACCTGGCCGCCTTTCCCGAAGACCAGCCTGCCGTGGCCCTGGTGGTCAACGGGCCGGGCGTGCTCTTCCTGGACCGCGACGGCGAGTATGCTGAGCGGTTCCGCGAAGCGATCGCCAAGGGCGTGGCCGTGAAGGTCTGCAACAACGCCCTGCGCAAGTTCGAGATCGATCCCGAGCGGCTTTGTCCGGGGTGTGTGGTGGTGCCCGCCGGGGTGGTGGAGATCGTCGAGTTGCAGCGCCAAGGGTTCGCCTACGTGAAACCATGA
- a CDS encoding BamA/TamA family outer membrane protein — translation MLPLLWLAWAVLAGPVPVRAESFGPALIRKAGPETDTTGGDAKEQGDEDGEEKPTRSILVPFAFRSDLVGLAVGIGGGITGFQDGQMSVAGTGYVSTQKAAVVIGAVSNYRVWNTERIFLDTIGSLGTYPHLWIFSGSDGAGNNASQKTDRLSGRGHDNWLEAKFKYVLPWGGGADDPIADYRLRDGMLVAGATGGGDWNPLKGGLTYLDVTPFYRDQTIKESDSEPVVYETAGVRLGLRHDNTDFPLNPTTGSKQKIALSQGFDVMADSVNWTALEGEWSRFFSLGPSDSARQRVIGIDVWTVGTLSGQRPPPFEGATLGGIDRMRGFDNNRFNDRAALYYGFEYRYMPRWNPLKNLRLAKVDWVQVTLFGELGRVADEWNLLTLNKDMKYDAGVRFSALINDYLGRADFAFSPETWHIRVMVGLPF, via the coding sequence GTGCTGCCGTTGCTCTGGCTGGCCTGGGCCGTGCTCGCCGGGCCCGTCCCGGTGCGGGCCGAGAGCTTCGGGCCCGCCCTCATCCGCAAGGCCGGTCCGGAAACCGACACGACCGGCGGGGACGCCAAGGAGCAGGGCGACGAGGACGGGGAGGAGAAGCCCACCCGCTCGATCCTGGTGCCTTTCGCCTTCCGTTCGGACCTCGTGGGGCTGGCCGTGGGCATCGGGGGCGGGATCACCGGGTTCCAGGACGGGCAGATGAGCGTGGCGGGCACCGGCTACGTCTCGACCCAGAAGGCGGCGGTGGTCATCGGGGCCGTGTCCAACTACCGGGTCTGGAACACGGAGCGGATTTTTCTGGACACCATCGGCTCCCTGGGCACCTATCCCCACCTGTGGATATTTTCCGGTTCCGATGGCGCGGGCAACAACGCCTCGCAGAAGACCGACCGGCTCAGCGGGCGGGGCCACGACAACTGGCTGGAGGCCAAGTTCAAGTACGTCCTGCCCTGGGGCGGCGGCGCGGACGACCCCATCGCCGACTACCGGCTGCGGGACGGCATGCTTGTCGCCGGGGCCACGGGCGGGGGCGACTGGAACCCGCTGAAGGGCGGCCTGACCTACCTCGACGTGACCCCGTTCTACCGCGACCAGACCATCAAGGAGAGCGATTCCGAGCCGGTGGTCTACGAGACCGCGGGCGTCCGCCTGGGGCTGCGCCACGACAACACCGACTTTCCCCTGAACCCGACCACCGGGAGCAAGCAGAAGATCGCCCTCAGCCAGGGGTTCGACGTCATGGCGGACAGCGTCAACTGGACCGCCCTGGAGGGCGAGTGGAGCAGGTTCTTTTCCCTGGGCCCGTCCGACTCGGCGCGCCAGCGCGTGATCGGCATCGACGTCTGGACCGTCGGGACCCTGTCCGGCCAGCGCCCGCCGCCCTTCGAGGGGGCGACCCTGGGCGGCATCGACCGCATGCGCGGCTTCGACAACAACCGCTTCAACGACCGGGCGGCCCTCTACTACGGGTTCGAATACCGCTACATGCCCCGCTGGAATCCGCTGAAGAACCTCCGGCTGGCCAAGGTGGACTGGGTCCAGGTGACCCTGTTCGGGGAACTCGGCCGGGTGGCCGACGAGTGGAACCTGCTGACCCTCAACAAGGACATGAAGTACGACGCCGGGGTGCGCTTCTCGGCGCTGATCAACGACTACCTCGGCCGCGCCGACTTCGCCTTTTCCCCGGAGACCTGGCACATCCGCGTCATGGTCGGCCTGCCGTTCTGA
- a CDS encoding alpha-D-ribose 1-methylphosphonate 5-triphosphate diphosphatase: MQIRNGRVLLPDGDVRRTDITVADGVIRELGGARNGQPSLDVRGRLVLPGIVDLHGDGFERHIMPRAGVSFERALGLLDTDRTMTANGITTAFHGLTVSWEPGLRSRDAAHAFLSDFAAVRGRLGCDTRLHLRFETYNLPALNEVQAWLRDGLVDMLAFNDHIDAMFSNLDRYAKMSGYLDRTGLNRDQFIARITEIRERAEAVPAGIERLAGAAVERNIPMASHDDPDPATRAWYHGLGCAISEFPLDEATARTARELGGKVVLGAPNALRGKSHINRLMARDAVRMGLCDVLTSDYFYPSLLQAAFALAREKVCPFPEAWGLVSAGPAKAVGLTDRGAIEPGRRADLVVVDDADPALPCAVLTMRQGAPVFSAGDLMG; the protein is encoded by the coding sequence ATGCAGATTCGAAACGGACGCGTACTGCTCCCGGACGGCGACGTGCGGCGGACGGACATCACCGTGGCCGACGGGGTCATCCGCGAACTGGGCGGCGCCCGCAATGGGCAACCTTCACTGGACGTCCGGGGCAGACTCGTCCTGCCCGGCATCGTGGACCTGCACGGGGACGGCTTCGAGCGGCACATCATGCCGCGCGCCGGGGTCTCCTTCGAGCGGGCCCTGGGGCTCCTGGACACGGACCGGACCATGACGGCCAACGGCATCACCACCGCCTTCCACGGCCTGACCGTCTCCTGGGAGCCGGGGTTGCGCAGCCGCGACGCGGCCCACGCATTTCTGTCCGACTTCGCCGCCGTGCGCGGCCGCCTGGGCTGCGACACCCGGCTGCACCTGCGCTTCGAGACCTACAACCTCCCGGCCCTGAACGAGGTGCAGGCCTGGCTGCGCGACGGGCTCGTGGACATGCTCGCCTTCAACGACCACATCGACGCCATGTTCTCCAACCTGGACCGCTACGCCAAGATGTCCGGCTACCTGGACCGCACCGGCCTGAACCGGGACCAGTTCATCGCCCGGATCACCGAGATCAGGGAGCGCGCCGAAGCCGTGCCCGCAGGCATAGAGCGGCTGGCCGGGGCGGCCGTGGAACGCAACATCCCCATGGCCTCCCACGACGATCCGGACCCGGCCACGCGCGCCTGGTACCACGGGCTGGGCTGCGCCATCTCGGAATTTCCCCTGGACGAGGCCACGGCCCGCACCGCCCGCGAACTCGGCGGCAAGGTGGTCCTGGGCGCGCCCAACGCGCTCCGGGGCAAGAGCCACATCAACCGGCTCATGGCCCGCGACGCCGTGCGCATGGGGCTGTGCGACGTCCTGACCTCGGACTACTTCTACCCCTCCCTGCTCCAGGCCGCCTTCGCCCTGGCCCGGGAAAAGGTCTGTCCCTTCCCCGAGGCGTGGGGGCTGGTCTCCGCCGGTCCGGCCAAGGCCGTGGGCCTGACCGACCGGGGGGCCATCGAACCGGGCCGACGCGCCGACCTGGTGGTGGTGGACGACGCGGACCCGGCCCTGCCCTGCGCCGTCCTGACCATGCGCCAAGGCGCGCCCGTGTTCAGCGCGGGCGACCTCATGGGCTAG